The genomic segment GACCCACCTGCGGTGGGGGTGCGGGTACGTCGGCGCCCACCCCCACCGTTACGCCTGCGGCGGGCTTTTCCCCACCCGCCCGCCCGACACCGGCACCGATGCAGGTGCGTCGGCACCCGCCCGCAGACCCGGGGACGGCGTTCCTGCCCGCACCAGCGGGCCAGCTGTGACGTGAGGGGGACGGGGCCGCAGGGAGGGGGGTCCGAAATGCTGCCGAGCTATTTGTGGGCCGCCAGGCCCTGAATAGTCGATTTCGGACCCCCCTCCCGGAGGACCCGGCCCCCGACCCCCAACGTCACCCGAGGTGACCCGTGTCGTTCCAGCGTTCAACGGCCGGGTCCCCGTACGCCCACCCCAGAATCGACAGCGACGCCGGATCCAGCCGGATCGACGCTCCGAACGACGGATCCAACCCCAACCACCGCGCCCCCAGCGTTCGCAAGAAGTGCCCGTGGGCGAAAACGAGCACGTCCCGCTCCGCCGACCGCGCCCACCCCACCACCTCGTCCGCCCGCGCCGCCACCCCCGCCAGGGACTCGCCCCCCACCACCCCGTCCCGCCAGATGTTCCACTCGGGCCGGCCCGCCGCGCGCTCGCGCTCAGCGATCTCGTCGGGGACGAGTCCTTCGTAGGCGCCGTAGTCCCACTCCATGAGGGCGTCCCACGGCTCGGCGCGGTCGCCGAAGCCGGTGAGGTCGCAGGTCTCGCTCGCGCGGACGAGGGGGCTGGTGCGGACCTCGAGGCCGGGCAGTCCGTCCCAGGGGGCGCCGTGCAGGCGCTCGGCGAGCAGCCGGGCGGTGCGGCGGCCCTCGTCGGTGAGGGGGATGTCGGTGCGGCCGGTGTGGCGGCCGGAGAGGGACCACTCCGTCTGGCCGTGCCGGACCAGAAGGATGCGCGGAGCCATGCGGAGGGACCTTTCATCACGTAATGGAGATCACTCCATCATCGCGCACTCCGGGCGGCCGGGCCGATGAGGCCCGTCAGGAGTCCGTCGAGGCCGAGCTCGTACTGGGCCATCCCCGCGTCCTGCGCGATGGCGAGCTCGGGGACGAGCTCGGTGAGCGCGGGGTAGCGGTCGGCGGGGAGGTCGGCGAGCCGGGCGCGTACCCGGTCGCGCAGACCGTCCTCGCACAGGGCGCGGTCCCGCCGGACGTTCCACAGCGCGGAGCCGACCGTGTACTGCATGAGGGCGACGTGGGCGCGCGCGGCGTCGACCCGGTCGAGGCCGGCGGCGCGCAGCAGGCCGAGCATCCGGTCGATGACGGCGATGGCCTCGTCGCCGCGCATGGGGCGGGTGGTCAGCAGCTGCAG from the Streptomyces sp. RKAG293 genome contains:
- a CDS encoding histidine phosphatase family protein; the protein is MAPRILLVRHGQTEWSLSGRHTGRTDIPLTDEGRRTARLLAERLHGAPWDGLPGLEVRTSPLVRASETCDLTGFGDRAEPWDALMEWDYGAYEGLVPDEIAERERAAGRPEWNIWRDGVVGGESLAGVAARADEVVGWARSAERDVLVFAHGHFLRTLGARWLGLDPSFGASIRLDPASLSILGWAYGDPAVERWNDTGHLG
- a CDS encoding TetR/AcrR family transcriptional regulator, with protein sequence MTVTQSARTPRRRAPRNTLNPDRILDAAVVLLDRDGAEAFTMRALAAQLGVGTMAVYSHFRSKEEISDAVAQRLLSEVELPAMGEAEGTADAREQLREVCRSVFRLFADHPSALQLLTTRPMRGDEAIAVIDRMLGLLRAAGLDRVDAARAHVALMQYTVGSALWNVRRDRALCEDGLRDRVRARLADLPADRYPALTELVPELAIAQDAGMAQYELGLDGLLTGLIGPAARSAR